One Fundulus heteroclitus isolate FHET01 chromosome 11, MU-UCD_Fhet_4.1, whole genome shotgun sequence DNA segment encodes these proteins:
- the rpl23a gene encoding 60S ribosomal protein L23a, whose protein sequence is MAPKVKKEVVPAKTEAKSKALKAKKAVLKGVHSQRKKKIRTSPTFRRPKTLRLRRQPKYPRKSAPRRNKLDHYAIIKFPLTTESAMKKIEDNNTLVFIVDVKANKHQIKHAVKKLYDIDVAKVNTLIRPDGEKKAYVRLAPDYDALDVANKIGII, encoded by the exons ATGGCACCGAAGGTGAAGAAGGAAG TTGTCCCTGCCAAAACGGAGGCCAAGTCAAAGGCCCTGAAGGCAAAGAAGGCCGTGCTCAAAGGCGTACACAgccagaggaagaagaaaatcaGGACTTCTCCCACCTTCCGTCGCCCTAAAACCCTCCGTCTCCGCAGGCAGCCCAAGTACCCCCGCAAGAGTGCTCCTCGCAGGAACAA GCTGGACCACTACGCCATCATCAAGTTCCCCCTGACAACAGAGTCTGCCATGAAAAAGATCGAGGACAACAACACGCTTGTATTCATTGTGGACGTCAAGGCGAACAAGCATCAGATCAAGCACGCCGTCAAGAAGCTGTACGACATCGACGTCGCCAAAGTCAACACGCTCATCAG GCCTGATGGTGAGAAGAAGGCCTACGTTCGACTTGCGCCAGATTACGATGCATTGGATGTTGCAAACAAG